The stretch of DNA ATCCCGTTCACTCCAAGAAGAAGTGCTCCTCCGTATTCAGCATAGTCCAATCTTTTTTTCATCATAGCCAAAGAAGGTTTTAAGAGCAAGGCTCCGGTTTGTGCAAGGCTTGAGCCTTGAATATTTTGCTTTAGTACATTGAAAATAGATTTTGCTAATCCTTCTGTCGCTTTGAGCACTATATTTCCGATAAATCCGTCACACACAACCACGTCCACTTCTCTTCCGGATCCATACAAGTCCCTGCCTTCTACGTTTCCTACAAAATTTAAACCTAATTTTTTTAGAATTTCAAAAGTTTTCAGAGATAGTGCGCTTCCTTTTTTGTCCTCTTCTCCATTGGAAAGTATTCCGATCTTAGGCTTTTGGATAGAGAAAATTTCTCTCGCATAAATCTCTCCCATTACAGCAAATTGAGCCAAATATTCAGGCTTACAATCTACGTTTGCACCTGCGTCCAATAATAAAAGAGGGTTTCCCTTTTCCCGGGGAATGGGAGCTGCAATCGGTGGACGCAAAACTCCTTGGATTCTGCCAAGGTAGAGTAGAGACGCTGCCATAGTTGCACCAGTATTTCCGGGTGAAAAAACTCCTACGCATTCCCGATTGGCTACAAGTTGAACCGATTGTACGATAGACGAATCAGTGATAGTGCGAACTGCGGTAGAAGGAGAGTCGTTCATCCCAATTACCTCTGAGGCGTGAACAATTCTAATTTTAGAGGTATCGTAATCGTGCTTTAGTAACTCTTCGCTTAACTCTTCTTCTTTTCCTACTAAAACTACTTTATATCCGTATTGATTGACTGCATCAACTGCCCCATCCACTATTTGGGCGGGACCATAATCGCCGCTCATTGCATCAACGGCGACCCACATTCCGAACTATTCTTCCGTTTTTTTAGGTTTTTTGATTTTTGGAGCTAACTCAAGCACTCTATTATAATGCCCACATGTAGGACACACTTTGTGAGACTGTATAAAAGAGCCGCAATTGAAACAAGGTGATAAATTTGGCTTACCTATTGCTTGATGAGCTCTTCTGGATCTCACTTTGGATTTTGATCTTCTTCTTTTTGGGACAGCCATGGCAATTTATCCTCTATTCCACACTTAAAAATTTAGCCTTTAACAATTAGTTTACCATTTTTTTTAATCAGTTTTTTTAAACAAGAAAATAAAAATAATTATCTTGAAATATCTGATATCAACTCTAAGGCTTCTTTTCTCTTCTGATACAAGGAAGACCTATTAAAAACAAGCCTTGCAGTAGAGTGCATAATCACTTCGATTTCTTTTAAGCCATTGGCTCGTAAAGTTTCTCCTGTGGAAACAAGATCTACAATGCAATCCGATAGACCACAAAGAGGTGCCAGCTCAATACTTCCGTACAATTTAATTATTTCGCAACTGATTCCCTTGGAAAAGAAAAATTCTCTTGTTAAGTTTGGATACTTTGTAGCTACCCTGATCTTTCCAGAAGCACCAGTGAAAATAAACTCCGGCTTAGAAGCCAAGGACAATCTACATTTCCCGATCTCTACATCCAAAGCCTGAATTAAATCAAAACTTCCTTCTCTAAGTATATCAAACCCTATAAACCCACAATCTGCGGCTTTTTCTTCCACGTAAGTAGGCACGTCCTGAGAGCGAACAAAAAGTAGTTTCACCTTTCCGGATTTTTCTTCGTATGCCAATTCTTTTGAATTTGGAGAAGGTAAGTCCTTTAACCAATTTTTCTTTACAAGAATTTCCATACTCTCTTCAGCCAGCCTTCCTTTGGGCAGAGCAAGAGTGAGCATTTCAACCTTTATTCAGTTTGATAATAAGGTAAGTGGCAAGCTCTTTTACTGATTTTAAATTTTCTTCAAATTCAGGAGAGTCAATTTCTAATACCTTGGCTAAATCTTTCTTGGCTCCTTCCTTGTCCCCTGTGAGTAATTTCAATCTTGCAGTGCTGTATAAACTCCATGCAGAAAAACTTGGAGTGTCTTTGGGTGTAAGTAAAGAATTAGATATGCCGTAATTTTGTAGAGCTTCTTTCATTTCATTTGCTCTTTCTCTATAATTCCCTGCGATATAGAAATAGTATGCTTTTATTTCTTTGGAATCTTCGATTTTTTTTCCTGCACTTTCTAAAGCAATCGCAGCTTTGGAAAATTCTCCATTTTTTGCATACAATTCTGAAAGCACTTTTGATGACCGAAGAAAAGGTTTTTCCAAGGTAAAATCTTTTTGGTATTTTTCATAGTCCTTAATCTTGTCTTTAATATCAATCAATGGATTTTGAAGGTGTTTTTTTTCAATTTTCTCGATTTCGACTGTAGCTACATTTTCTCTGTATTTGATATATTCAGTTATAGATATAATCAACACGATTACAACCACGATACCTAAAATAGCAGAAAAAACTTGTATTCGGTTTCTCTTTATAAATACCGATAACTTATGAAAAAAAATCTCTACAGAACTCAAGTCCCCCGAAGGAACTTCAATCGGGCCTTCGGCTGCTTTTCTTTGCAGGTCTTCTCTAAATTTTTTTCGATCGAATTTCGACATGGTTATTAACTCCGGTTAAAAAAGCTCCCCATGCTTTCACTGGAAGGAGAATCGCTTTTCATATATTTTGCAATATCTGCTTTTTCCTGCGCAGAATCAAAATCTTTTATGGATAAAGAAATTCTTTTATTATTCGGTTCAATTTTCAGGATAACAGCCTTAATAGAATCTCCTGCTTTATAAACCTCGTCTAATTTCAGATTTTTACCATCAGGGATTTGTGAGACGTGGACAAGCCCTTCATACCCCGGCTCTATCTCTATAAACATACCAAAGGCTACTATACTTTTGATTTTTCCTTCAATGATAGTGCCGGTTGGATATTTCTTTCTCAACACTTCATAAGGATTTTCTTGCAATTGTTTTAACCCGCATGAAATACGGTTGGATTGTTGGTTAATATCAAGGATTTTATAGTTTACCAACTGTCCCTTTTTTAGAAGAGTTGTAGGGTCTTTTACTTTTTCATCCCATGTAATGTCTCCGATATGAATAAGCCCCTCAATTCCGTTTTCAACTTCTACAAAAGCACCGTATTTAGTAATACCTGTAATTTTTCCTTCCAAAGAATTTCCGACTCTCACATTGGAGCTAAGGCTCTCCCAAGGATTTTTCTCGAGTTGCTTTCTTCCGAGAGAAAGTCTTCTTTTCTCAAAGTCAATATCTAGAATAATAGAGTCAACTTCTTGTCCTTTTTTTAAAATATCCTTTGGAAGTGGAGGTTTTTTTGCCCAACTCAATTCACTTGAGTGTATCAATCCTTCTAAGCCTTCTTTCAATTCTACGAAAGCTCCAAAGTTTGTAAGAGAAGTGATAGTTCCACGAACGATAACTCCTTTCTCCAATTCTCTTTTTGCCCATTCCCAAGGATCTTCAGACAATTGTTTTAAGCCAAGGCTAAGCCGATTGTTCTCTTGATCTATTTCTAAAACAAGGACTTCGATTGATTGACCCACTTGAAAATACTGCTTAAATGGAGCGTATTTTTTGTAAGAAATATCGTTTTGTCTGAGAAGCCCGTCAACTCCGTGAATATTTACAAATACTCCGAAATCAGTAACCTTAGAAATCTCACCGGTTACCCTGTCTCCCTTCTTGACAATATTTATCAACTCTCCCCATTTTTCTTGATTCACTTCATCCAATAATTTCTTTCTGGAAACTACACCGGTTCTACCTTTTTCACTAAGCCGGATAATCTTAAAATCCCATAGCTTAGATTTAAGATCGTCGAGATTCGTAAACTTATAAGCGAGTTGAGATGCAGGCAGAAAAAATTCTAAGCCTTCTACATTTACGTTAAAACCCTTTCCCTTAACTTCAGAGGTTATTCTCCCTTGAACTTGTAGGTCTTTTTTATGAGATTCTTTAACAGTTTCCCAACCTTTTCTTGCATCGGCTTCGGTTTTTGATAATAGATAAACTTCTGACTCGTGCTCCTTCCCTTTTACAAGAACAGCTACAGATGCACCAACTTCAGGGAGGTCGGTAAATTCATTCCTCGGAATTCTGCCCTCTGACTTCAATCCGATATCTACAAATATTCCAGATTCTTCAACGGCAATAATTCTGCCTTCCAATATCCTACCTTTGCCATAATTTTGCCCTTGTTCGCTCAAAGATTTTTCAATAGCAACTGCAAAGGATTCTTGATTTTTCTTGTTTGAGGGTGACTCTTTCTTTGAATTCAAATTATTTCCGAAAAAAATATGTATTTACCCTAACTGACGGCTATTTTGGGCATAAACCCTTGTTCCGAAGTTCAGATAGGATAGTCCTTATGACAACATCTTTAGATAGACCGCTGGTGTCAATAAGGAATGCGTCCTTAGCCTGAATTAGAGGTGCAATTTTTCGTTCCGAGTCCGTTTTATCTCTTTGGATAATTTCAGACTTTAAATTCTCCAAATCAGCCTGAAATCCCCTTTCCAATAGCTCTTTATACCTTCTTTCTGCCCGAATCTCAGCCGATGCAGTAAGAAAAAATTTATACCGAGATTCAGGAAATACCTCTGACCCAATATCTCTTCCATCTAAAATTAGAAGGTGATTTTTTGCAAGTTCACGTATTTTTTTGTTCACAAATTCTCGTATTTCTCTCACAGGAGAGATATATTTGATTTCCTTTGTCAGATCAGGAGATCGAATTTCCTTAGATACATCTACCCCGTTTAGAATTACAGAATTTTCCCCTGACTCTGAAAGTAGGCAATCGATGTTCACGTTTTTCAAATATTTCCGTACATCGAGTTTCAAAATCCAGTCAGAAAATGTATCGCATTGGTTTTCTTTCTGAAATTTTTGGATAAAAAATAAGGTCACCCCACGGTAATACGCACCGGAATCTAAATACTTATATCCGACTTCTTTTGAAATTTCCCTTGCCACGCTACTTTTCCCGGAACCGGCAGGCCCATCAATTGCTATAATATCTTCTATCATTTTGAATTTGTTATGGAATAAATAATTTTTTTAAATTCCGGAAAAGAAGTCTCGATCCAAGAGTCATCGTCTATTTTAATATCGTTGTTTAATAAAGTTTTTAATATGGTAAAACTCATTGCAATTCTGTGATCCATAAAAGATTCGATTAGTGCAGGCTTAATATTTTTTACTTCTCCAAAACTATAACCGTCTTTTTTTTCTTCAACATCCACACCGACTTCTCTCAAATTCTTGACCATAGAAATAATCCTGTCTGATTCTTTGGCTCTTAAATCTTCGGCATCAGTAATTTCAAATCCGCCTTCCGAAAATAAACCGGCAATGGTTAAAATAGGAATCTCGTCTATAATCGAAGGAATGATTGCACTTTCTATTTTACACTTTTTTAAATTTGATGAGAATACTTTTAGGTCTCCGGTTTTTTCTCCACACTCTATTCTTTCGTTTTCAATTAAAATTTTTCCGCCCATCCTTTTTAAAATAGTTATGATGCCAATTCTAGATTCGTTTAATCCTATATTTTGGATCACAAGCTCACTATTTTTTGACAAAAGTCCAAGAACTATAAAAAATGCTGCAGAAGAAATATCTCCCGGTATTTTAAATTCAGAGCCTTCAAAATGAAAAGGAGGAGTAATCGTGAAGTGGGTTTTAGTTTTATGGAAAATTCTACCACCAAGAAATTTTAAAATATTTTCGGTATGGTCACGAGAAAGTTCATCCTCTTCATACTCCAACTCTACGTCAGACGATATGGCTGCAAGCATCAAGGAAGATTTTACTTGAGCGCTTGCAATTGGACTTTTGAATTGAAAATTTTGTAACTTCCTTCCAGAGATTTTCAAAGGAGCCTTTCCGTCTCCAGAAATAGAAGAAATATATGCACCCATCTTGGTAAGCGGATCTATAATCCTATTCATTGGCCTTTTCTTTAAAGAATCGTCTCCTGTAAGAATTGCATCTACCCCTTCTAGACCAGAAATTAGTCCCGCAGAAAGTCGAATCCCAGTGCCTCCATTTCCAAAATCCAACTCAAGTTTCGGAGAGTGAAGTTTTCTTTTTCCCGGACTTTTCACAAAATATTCTGTGGGAGATTTTTTTTCAAAAAGAACCCCCATTTTTTCAAAACTTTTCATGGTATTTAAAGGATCTTCTGCTTCTAAAAATCCGGTAATCCTTGAATTCCCTAAGGCAAGAGAGGAAAATAGAACAGAGCGATGAGATACAGACTTGTCTCCCGGCACAGTAATTTTAAAATCTTTGGGAATTTGAAAATCGGATTGAATCATGTTTACAGAAAATAAAACATAGAATTAGAGAAAAGGATTTTATTTACTCGTTTTCTAAATTCGAGGTATTTTTCTGGTTCTTAAAATTCATACCATGAAAGAAAATACTGCCTCTAATTTTACAAATTTTTACAGAACTATTTTTTTTAAACAAAAGTATTTCTTGTTTCTATTTTTGGTGTTTCAAATCTATATTGTAAGCACCAATTCATCGGTTAAGAATCTTGAAATAGATTCTAATTCAGATTTAATTTTTCCAATTAGTTTTTTTACCGATATTGAAAATGGAACATCTATAAAAAATTGGGCACTGCCGCCTGCCCCTTCTTTTTTCCCTGATCTATTTTTATTTTACATAGCTTGGAAAATTACGGGAGGCTTAATCCATTTTAGCTTTTTTATTTATGTAGCATTTTTTGAGTGCATTCTTTTTCTCTCACTTTTTTATCTATTAAAAAATTCTAACCAAAAAACAAAAGCCCAAGATAATAACATTACCCTAAATAGGATTTTTGGATTTTTTTTTAGTTTAAATATAGTTTTTCTTTTTTCTCCGAGTCAATTTTCTTTATTCTTACTTCCGGGCTATCATGGGTTTGTAGTTGCCTTCGGTTGCTTTTTATCTATTGCTATTTTCCTTAAAAGAAAGTATGCAATTGTATCTATACTTAGCTTTCTTTTTATTTTTTCTGACGGGCAAATAATTCTACAATGTATAATCCCTGCACTTATTGTATTATCTTGGAATTTCTGGAATAAAAAAATTTCTAAAAAAGATTTTTTCTTAATGGTTATTGCAATCCTATCCGGATGGATTTTTTCCAATATATTTCATTTACTATTAAAAAAACTTTCAATTTTTCAAATTCCTGAAGTTCCTTTTTTTTCTATTTTCAAATCCATAATTCAAAAAAAATTAATCCTATCCAACTTCCAATCTGTAATGAATTTTATAAAATCTGAATGGATTACAAATTCTAAAGAAACATTTTGGATGATCTTTTTTTGTTTCTATTTTGTTTTATTAATCTTTTTACCATCCAATTGGAAAAAAAATAAAAACTTAACTTTTCTAATTTTTATTTCCATACTTTGCACAAATTTTGTACAATTCTTCTTTGGTGTTTGGGGCGGGATGAGATACTCTTGGTTTTTAGTTTACCTTCCCTTTTTTGCTTTACTTTTTTCCGATATTTCAAAAAAACAAATCACTCCTTTTGGATTTGTGATTCTATTTTTACTGTGCTTACAATTTCAAGATTTGTATTTTAAAAGTGAGTCTATTTTAAAAAACCCTTATCCAAAAAAAATACAATGCTTGGATAATATTGCAAATGAGTTCCGCTTAGAATTTGGATTCTCGGATTACTGGAACTCAAAGTATGTAATGCTATATTCTAAAAAGAAATTAGCATTAAAACAGCTCACAAAAAATTTAGATGAATACAAATGGATTTATAACCCTGAGTGGACAAATAAAAATGAAAATTTTAATTTTATTATTACAAATCGCTTAGACAAAGACCAAATTCATTCTAAGTTTTCCTATCCTAAAGAAATCCGTAATTGTGAAGACTTAGAAATCTATATATATAATAAAAATGAGTTGAACAAATTTTAAAAAAAATAAAATCTATGAAAATATCCTTTAGAAGAAGAGTCCAATAATGAAAATTTTCTCTTTTGCCCAAGATAAATCCTTTTTTATAAACAGAGTCCTAAACGGTATGAGCCAGATTATGCTGCAAGAGAATCGGCTCACAGGAATTCTTTTTTTATC from Leptospiraceae bacterium encodes:
- the rpmF gene encoding 50S ribosomal protein L32 — encoded protein: MAVPKRRRSKSKVRSRRAHQAIGKPNLSPCFNCGSFIQSHKVCPTCGHYNRVLELAPKIKKPKKTEE
- the plsX gene encoding phosphate acyltransferase PlsX, which translates into the protein MWVAVDAMSGDYGPAQIVDGAVDAVNQYGYKVVLVGKEEELSEELLKHDYDTSKIRIVHASEVIGMNDSPSTAVRTITDSSIVQSVQLVANRECVGVFSPGNTGATMAASLLYLGRIQGVLRPPIAAPIPREKGNPLLLLDAGANVDCKPEYLAQFAVMGEIYAREIFSIQKPKIGILSNGEEDKKGSALSLKTFEILKKLGLNFVGNVEGRDLYGSGREVDVVVCDGFIGNIVLKATEGLAKSIFNVLKQNIQGSSLAQTGALLLKPSLAMMKKRLDYAEYGGALLLGVNGICIIGHGGSNSLAVKNAIRVVIECAKNEVNTRIAENLIKYKI
- a CDS encoding 30S ribosomal protein S1, whose translation is MNSKKESPSNKKNQESFAVAIEKSLSEQGQNYGKGRILEGRIIAVEESGIFVDIGLKSEGRIPRNEFTDLPEVGASVAVLVKGKEHESEVYLLSKTEADARKGWETVKESHKKDLQVQGRITSEVKGKGFNVNVEGLEFFLPASQLAYKFTNLDDLKSKLWDFKIIRLSEKGRTGVVSRKKLLDEVNQEKWGELINIVKKGDRVTGEISKVTDFGVFVNIHGVDGLLRQNDISYKKYAPFKQYFQVGQSIEVLVLEIDQENNRLSLGLKQLSEDPWEWAKRELEKGVIVRGTITSLTNFGAFVELKEGLEGLIHSSELSWAKKPPLPKDILKKGQEVDSIILDIDFEKRRLSLGRKQLEKNPWESLSSNVRVGNSLEGKITGITKYGAFVEVENGIEGLIHIGDITWDEKVKDPTTLLKKGQLVNYKILDINQQSNRISCGLKQLQENPYEVLRKKYPTGTIIEGKIKSIVAFGMFIEIEPGYEGLVHVSQIPDGKNLKLDEVYKAGDSIKAVILKIEPNNKRISLSIKDFDSAQEKADIAKYMKSDSPSSESMGSFFNRS
- the aroA gene encoding 3-phosphoshikimate 1-carboxyvinyltransferase; amino-acid sequence: MIQSDFQIPKDFKITVPGDKSVSHRSVLFSSLALGNSRITGFLEAEDPLNTMKSFEKMGVLFEKKSPTEYFVKSPGKRKLHSPKLELDFGNGGTGIRLSAGLISGLEGVDAILTGDDSLKKRPMNRIIDPLTKMGAYISSISGDGKAPLKISGRKLQNFQFKSPIASAQVKSSLMLAAISSDVELEYEEDELSRDHTENILKFLGGRIFHKTKTHFTITPPFHFEGSEFKIPGDISSAAFFIVLGLLSKNSELVIQNIGLNESRIGIITILKRMGGKILIENERIECGEKTGDLKVFSSNLKKCKIESAIIPSIIDEIPILTIAGLFSEGGFEITDAEDLRAKESDRIISMVKNLREVGVDVEEKKDGYSFGEVKNIKPALIESFMDHRIAMSFTILKTLLNNDIKIDDDSWIETSFPEFKKIIYSITNSK
- a CDS encoding ATP phosphoribosyltransferase; amino-acid sequence: MLTLALPKGRLAEESMEILVKKNWLKDLPSPNSKELAYEEKSGKVKLLFVRSQDVPTYVEEKAADCGFIGFDILREGSFDLIQALDVEIGKCRLSLASKPEFIFTGASGKIRVATKYPNLTREFFFSKGISCEIIKLYGSIELAPLCGLSDCIVDLVSTGETLRANGLKEIEVIMHSTARLVFNRSSLYQKRKEALELISDISR
- a CDS encoding (d)CMP kinase, with the translated sequence MIEDIIAIDGPAGSGKSSVAREISKEVGYKYLDSGAYYRGVTLFFIQKFQKENQCDTFSDWILKLDVRKYLKNVNIDCLLSESGENSVILNGVDVSKEIRSPDLTKEIKYISPVREIREFVNKKIRELAKNHLLILDGRDIGSEVFPESRYKFFLTASAEIRAERRYKELLERGFQADLENLKSEIIQRDKTDSERKIAPLIQAKDAFLIDTSGLSKDVVIRTILSELRNKGLCPK